The following are encoded together in the Peromyscus leucopus breed LL Stock chromosome 1, UCI_PerLeu_2.1, whole genome shotgun sequence genome:
- the LOC114685274 gene encoding LOW QUALITY PROTEIN: NADH-cytochrome b5 reductase 2-like (The sequence of the model RefSeq protein was modified relative to this genomic sequence to represent the inferred CDS: inserted 2 bases in 2 codons), which yields NLKKKGRITLQDPEAKYPLPLIEKEQINHNTRRFRFGLPSPDHVLGLPVGNYVHFLAQINDQWVIRAYTPVSSDDDQGFVDFIIKIYFKNVHPXYPEGGKMTQYLENMEIGDTILFRGPTGRLFYHEPGSLIVKVDEMSEPENRLFHHLGMIAGGTGITPMLQLIRHITKNTSDGTRMSLLFANQTEEDILLRKELEEIATTHLDQFNVWYTLDRPPVGWKYSSGFVTADMIKKHLPXPGEATLILVCGPPPMIQEAVHPSLEQLGYTKDMIFTY from the exons aacttaaaaaagaaaggtcGCATCACTTTACAGGACCCTGAAGCCAAGTACCCTCTGCCCTTGATTGAGAAGGAG caaatcAACCACAACACCCGAAGGTTCCGCTTTGGACTGCCCTCACCGGACCATGTCTTAGGGCTCCCTGTAG gtaaCTATGTCCATTTCTTGGCCCAAATTAATGATCAATGGGTAATCAGGGCTTACACTCCTGTTTCTAGTGATGATGATCAAGGCTTTGTGGACTTCATTATAAAG ATATACTTCAAAAATGTGCACC GGTATCCTGAAGggggaaagatgactcagtactTGGAGAACATGGAAATTGGGGACACCATCCTTTTTCGAGGGCCCACAGGGCGCCTGTTCTACCATGAGCCAG GTTCCCTTATAGTCAAAGTAGACGAAATGAGTGAGCCCGAAAACAGACTGTTTCATCACCTGGGGATGATTGCTGGGGGAACAG GCATTACTCCCATGCTGCAGCTTATTCGCCACATCACAAAGAACACCAGTGATGGGACCAGGATGTCCCTTCTCTTTGCCAACCAG ACTGAAGAGGATATCTTGTTGAGAAAGGAGCTGGAAGAAATCGCTACAACTCACCTTGACCAGTTCAACGTGTGGTATACCCTGGACAGGCCTCCTGTTG GATGGAAGTACAGCTCTGGATTTGTTACTGCTGACATGATCAAGAAGCACCTCC CCCCTGGGGAAGCCACACTCATCCTGGTGTGTGGTCCACCACCTATGATCCAGGAGGCAGTTCACCCCAGCCTGGAGCAGCTTGGCTATACCAAGGATATGATTTTTACCTATTAA